A genomic stretch from Fuerstiella sp. includes:
- a CDS encoding creatininase family protein — protein sequence MSDRVSTEYRYEKLTWPEINQAIEQKQVCIVPCGAVEQHGDHLPLDVDLVCPGGIARGVGEALTDRLLVLPTICYGYTGHVMDFPGTINTHYETFIRQVLDVTKSLAWHGFKKIILLNGHGSNMPNLDLAARRTNLETDAECVLVAWWDLLSVDPEFLPGWRESQFPGGISHACELETSLYLYLDEDNVRKDRVHDHISTLNDGNPYIWNDLLGKGPAALTSWTSTYTPRGVIGQPEFATREKGEQVYNEAVKQLSAIVDFFRNRPRDTRERHQTNKPSIPIPWNQLHRDEQD from the coding sequence ATGTCTGACCGAGTCTCCACAGAATACCGTTACGAAAAACTAACATGGCCTGAAATTAATCAGGCCATCGAACAGAAACAGGTCTGCATTGTTCCCTGTGGTGCTGTTGAACAACATGGCGATCATTTGCCACTTGATGTTGACCTGGTTTGTCCAGGCGGTATTGCCCGGGGTGTTGGTGAAGCACTGACTGACCGGCTTCTGGTGCTGCCAACGATCTGTTACGGCTATACCGGACATGTGATGGACTTTCCGGGCACCATTAATACGCACTATGAAACTTTTATTCGACAGGTGCTCGATGTTACGAAGTCGCTGGCCTGGCACGGATTTAAGAAAATTATCCTTTTGAACGGTCACGGTTCGAACATGCCCAATCTGGACCTGGCAGCACGGCGGACGAATCTGGAAACAGACGCAGAATGTGTTCTCGTTGCGTGGTGGGACCTGCTCAGCGTCGATCCCGAGTTTCTGCCGGGCTGGCGGGAAAGTCAGTTTCCTGGCGGAATCTCTCATGCGTGCGAACTCGAAACCTCACTGTATCTGTATCTCGATGAAGACAACGTGCGGAAGGATCGTGTCCATGATCACATCAGTACGCTTAACGATGGCAACCCGTACATCTGGAACGATTTGTTGGGAAAAGGTCCAGCAGCATTGACTTCCTGGACGAGCACCTACACACCTCGGGGAGTGATCGGTCAGCCCGAATTCGCTACACGTGAGAAGGGAGAGCAGGTCTACAATGAAGCCGTCAAACAGCTTTCAGCCATCGTGGATTTCTTCCGTAACCGGCCACGTGATACCCGCGAGCGACACCAGACAAACAAACCGAGTATTCCGATTCCCTGGAACCAGCTGCACCGCGACGAACAGGACTGA
- a CDS encoding aldo/keto reductase, with the protein MNQITGTFEYRNLGKSTLKVSSIGMGCVTFGREIDKPTSVQVLDHALERGINLFDTAAAYADGESERVVGQWIADRGVRDDIILATKVNGTLTKQAIIKSAEESLVRLQVDHIDLFQLHHWDVETPLEEMLEGLDALIKSGKIRCIGCSNWEADQLAQSLQHCEESGLHQIQSVQPPYNLVQREIESELLPLCDDQELGVLTYSPLAAGFLAGKYRRGDPVPQGTRFDIQPGHQPIYFTDLGFAVLERVERVAEQSGRTMVQIALAWALTRPLVTSVLIGARNTNQVNQAFDAVAAGIDPQLCRELDSFRFKNTDGKHPG; encoded by the coding sequence ATGAATCAAATCACCGGAACATTTGAATATCGGAATCTCGGGAAAAGTACTCTCAAGGTCAGTTCGATCGGCATGGGCTGTGTGACCTTCGGACGAGAGATCGACAAACCCACCTCTGTCCAGGTACTGGACCATGCTCTGGAACGAGGCATCAATCTTTTTGACACGGCCGCTGCCTATGCGGATGGAGAATCCGAACGTGTTGTCGGCCAGTGGATTGCAGATCGCGGTGTCCGTGATGACATTATTTTGGCGACGAAGGTCAACGGAACCCTGACAAAACAGGCGATTATCAAGTCCGCCGAAGAGAGTCTTGTCCGCCTGCAGGTCGATCACATCGATCTGTTTCAGCTGCATCATTGGGACGTTGAGACACCGCTGGAAGAAATGCTTGAAGGTCTGGATGCGCTGATCAAGTCGGGAAAAATACGCTGTATCGGCTGCAGCAACTGGGAAGCCGACCAGTTGGCTCAATCGTTGCAGCATTGTGAAGAATCCGGATTACATCAGATTCAGTCCGTCCAGCCGCCGTACAACCTGGTGCAGCGTGAAATTGAATCAGAACTGCTGCCACTGTGTGACGATCAGGAACTCGGTGTTCTCACGTACAGTCCGCTGGCTGCCGGATTCCTGGCCGGAAAATACCGTCGTGGTGATCCGGTTCCACAGGGAACTCGATTCGATATCCAGCCCGGTCATCAGCCAATCTACTTTACGGATCTCGGTTTCGCAGTACTCGAACGTGTGGAACGAGTGGCTGAACAATCCGGCCGAACGATGGTCCAGATCGCACTGGCGTGGGCACTGACACGGCCTCTGGTTACAAGCGTCCTGATCGGAGCTCGAAATACGAATCAGGTCAATCAGGCATTCGATGCCGTGGCTGCGGGAATTGACCCTCAACTGTGTCGCGAGCTGGACTCGTTCCGGTTTAAGAATACGGACGGGAAACATCCCGGCTGA